The following proteins come from a genomic window of Pseudomonas sp. Z8(2022):
- a CDS encoding nitrate/nitrite transporter encodes MNTSFWKAGHTPTLFAAFLYFDLSFMVWYLLGPLAVQIATDLDLNAQQRGLMVATPILAGAVLRLLMGFLADRLSPKTAGLLSQVVVIIALFSAWQIGIGSYEQALLFGLFLGFAGAAFAVALPLASQWYPPQHQGKAMGIAGAGNSGTVLAALFAPGLAALSGWQNVFGWALIPLLAALVIFALVARNAPQRPKPKAFGDYLKALGDRDSWWFMFFYSVTFGGFIGLASALPGYFSDQYGLNPVTAGYYTAACVFAGSLLRPLGGALADRIGGIRSLLMMYTIASLCIAMVGFNLPSSSAALALFVAAMLGLGAGNGAVFQLVPQRFRKEIGVMTGLIGMAGGIGGFFLAAGLGAIKQHSGDYQLGLWLFASLGVLAWAGLYGVKQRWRTTWGSAAVTDARV; translated from the coding sequence ATGAATACAAGTTTCTGGAAAGCCGGCCATACCCCCACACTTTTCGCCGCCTTTCTCTACTTCGACCTGAGCTTCATGGTCTGGTACCTGCTCGGCCCGCTGGCCGTGCAGATCGCCACCGATCTCGATCTCAACGCCCAGCAACGCGGTCTGATGGTGGCCACACCGATTCTCGCCGGTGCCGTGCTGCGTCTTTTGATGGGGTTTCTTGCCGACCGCCTGTCGCCGAAGACAGCCGGTCTGCTCAGCCAGGTGGTGGTAATCATCGCGTTGTTCAGCGCCTGGCAGATCGGTATCGGCAGCTATGAGCAGGCGCTGCTGTTCGGCCTGTTCCTCGGCTTCGCCGGCGCTGCCTTCGCCGTGGCGCTGCCGCTGGCCTCGCAATGGTACCCGCCGCAGCACCAGGGCAAAGCCATGGGCATCGCTGGCGCCGGCAACTCCGGCACCGTGCTGGCGGCGCTGTTCGCGCCCGGACTGGCTGCGCTCTCCGGTTGGCAGAATGTGTTCGGCTGGGCGCTGATCCCGCTGCTGGCGGCGCTGGTGATCTTTGCCCTGGTGGCCAGGAACGCGCCGCAGCGCCCCAAACCCAAGGCTTTCGGCGACTATCTCAAGGCCCTTGGTGACCGCGACAGTTGGTGGTTCATGTTCTTCTACAGTGTCACTTTCGGTGGCTTCATCGGCCTGGCCAGCGCCCTGCCCGGCTATTTCAGCGACCAGTACGGGCTCAATCCGGTCACCGCCGGTTACTACACCGCGGCCTGCGTCTTTGCCGGCAGCCTGCTGCGACCACTCGGCGGCGCCCTCGCCGACCGCATCGGCGGCATCCGCTCGCTGCTGATGATGTACACCATCGCCTCGCTGTGCATCGCCATGGTCGGTTTCAACCTGCCCAGCTCGAGCGCCGCGCTGGCATTGTTCGTCGCCGCCATGCTCGGCCTGGGTGCCGGCAATGGCGCGGTGTTCCAGTTGGTGCCTCAGCGCTTTCGCAAGGAGATCGGCGTGATGACCGGACTCATTGGCATGGCCGGAGGTATCGGCGGCTTCTTCCTTGCTGCCGGCCTCGGCGCGATCAAGCAGCACAGCGGTGACTACCAGCTCGGCCTGTGGCTGTTTGCCAGTCTCGGCGTGCTGGCCTGGGCCGGTCTGTACGGCGTCAAGCAGCGCTGGCGCACCACCTGGGGCAGCGCCGCGGTCACCGATGCGCGGGTGTGA
- a CDS encoding thioesterase family protein → MARLTLEFPEDQYCYSTHLTVRVTDINGANHLGNDSMISMISEARARFLFEFGIRETDGSGTGIIVSDLATTYRAEAHARDQLLFEVGVMDFNRCGGDITFRITRPADGVLVAMAKSGFVFFDYRQSKVVPIPDAFSAKFPKVNRLD, encoded by the coding sequence ATGGCACGCCTGACCCTCGAGTTCCCCGAAGACCAGTATTGCTACAGCACCCATCTCACCGTGCGTGTCACCGACATCAATGGTGCCAACCACCTGGGCAACGACTCGATGATCTCGATGATTTCCGAGGCGCGCGCACGTTTTCTCTTTGAATTCGGTATCCGCGAAACCGACGGTAGCGGCACCGGCATCATCGTTAGCGACCTGGCCACCACCTACCGGGCCGAAGCGCACGCCCGTGACCAGTTGCTGTTCGAAGTCGGCGTGATGGACTTCAACAGGTGTGGCGGCGACATCACCTTCCGCATCACCCGCCCGGCCGACGGTGTTCTGGTGGCCATGGCCAAGTCCGGTTTCGTGTTCTTCGATTATCGTCAGTCGAAGGTGGTGCCGATTCCGGACGCCTTCAGCGCCAAGTTCCCCAAGGTCAACCGGCTCGACTGA
- a CDS encoding polysaccharide lyase family 7 protein, protein MLDLTTWNLSIPTEPAPTTISTQRLNDGYESRYFRRNSDGSVTFWVPVTGSTTADARYPRSELRETKHDGSLNNWQHASSDNYLSAVLKVEQVPSSNKVVIGQIHSTDVPGSQNDPLLKVQYHYRRGIGRVELLLRARPGDSEVQNILLADNIQLGERFGYDLRVTPSGRLGVAVASSEGDKGTHYRQLSSHWNTQYLYFKAGAYIQDNAGPDSEGGRVTFHHLNSLHR, encoded by the coding sequence GTGCTAGATCTGACCACCTGGAATCTCTCGATCCCAACCGAACCGGCTCCCACCACCATCAGCACCCAGCGTCTGAACGATGGTTATGAAAGCCGCTACTTCCGGCGCAACAGCGATGGCAGCGTGACCTTCTGGGTACCGGTAACCGGCTCGACCACCGCTGATGCGCGCTACCCCCGTAGCGAGCTGCGCGAAACCAAGCACGACGGCAGCCTGAATAACTGGCAGCACGCAAGCTCGGACAATTATCTCAGTGCCGTCCTGAAAGTGGAGCAGGTACCCAGCAGCAACAAGGTGGTGATCGGCCAGATCCACAGCACTGACGTGCCGGGCAGCCAGAACGACCCACTGCTCAAGGTGCAGTACCACTATCGCCGCGGCATCGGTCGTGTGGAGCTGCTGCTGCGTGCCCGTCCTGGCGATAGCGAGGTGCAGAACATCCTGCTGGCCGACAACATTCAGCTTGGCGAACGCTTCGGCTATGACCTGCGCGTCACGCCCAGTGGTCGCCTGGGGGTCGCCGTGGCCAGCAGCGAGGGCGATAAAGGTACGCACTATCGACAGCTCAGCAGTCACTGGAATACCCAGTATCTGTACTTCAAGGCAGGCGCCTATATCCAGGACAACGCCGGGCCGGACAGCGAAGGTGGCCGCGTCACCTTCCATCACCTCAACAGCCTGCACCGCTGA
- a CDS encoding ABC transporter ATP-binding protein has translation MEKFVELTAVSKHFDTRKGRFQALADVNLSISRGEFVALIGHSGCGKSTVLNLIAGLLEANEGGLICNGREIDGPGPERAVVFQNHSLLPWMTCFGNVHLAVEKVFGRHESKAQLKARSEQALSMVGLSHAMHKHPNEISGGMKQRVGIARALAMEPKVLLMDEPFGALDALTRAHLQDELLRIVGQTRSTVVMVTHDVDEAVLLSDRIVMMTNGPAATVGEILAVDLPRPRDRLALANDPHYHAYRTAVLEFLYQRQQRPAA, from the coding sequence ATGGAAAAGTTCGTGGAGCTGACCGCCGTCAGCAAGCATTTCGACACCAGGAAAGGCCGCTTTCAGGCATTGGCCGACGTCAACCTGAGCATTTCCCGCGGCGAGTTCGTGGCGCTGATCGGCCACTCTGGTTGTGGCAAATCCACCGTGCTCAACCTGATCGCCGGCCTGCTCGAGGCCAACGAAGGCGGACTGATCTGCAATGGCCGCGAGATCGACGGCCCAGGGCCCGAGCGTGCAGTAGTCTTTCAGAATCATAGCCTGCTACCGTGGATGACCTGCTTCGGCAACGTCCACCTGGCCGTGGAAAAGGTGTTCGGCAGGCACGAAAGCAAGGCGCAGCTCAAAGCCCGCAGCGAACAGGCGCTGAGCATGGTCGGCCTCAGCCATGCGATGCACAAGCATCCCAACGAGATATCCGGCGGCATGAAGCAGCGCGTCGGCATCGCGCGCGCCCTGGCCATGGAACCCAAGGTGCTGCTGATGGACGAGCCGTTCGGTGCCCTCGACGCCCTGACCCGCGCGCACCTGCAGGACGAGTTGCTGCGCATTGTCGGGCAGACCCGCAGCACCGTGGTGATGGTCACCCATGACGTCGATGAGGCCGTGTTGCTGTCCGATCGCATCGTGATGATGACCAACGGCCCGGCAGCCACTGTCGGCGAGATCCTCGCCGTCGACCTGCCACGCCCACGCGACCGTCTGGCCCTGGCCAATGACCCGCATTACCACGCCTACCGCACCGCCGTGCTGGAGTTTCTCTACCAGCGCCAGCAGCGACCGGCCGCCTGA
- the ntrB gene encoding nitrate ABC transporter permease, with protein MNAPLKTPLPQAHKPRTSVRALLPSISIMGNLLKAGIAPALGILAFIGFWSLLSRYSEGLPGPLSTWQAALVLFSDPFYDNGPNDMGIGWNILNSLGRVGVGFGLAALVGIPLGFAIGRFAFLAGMLAPVISLLRPVSPLAWLPIGLLVFEAAGPASIWVIFISSIWPIILNTAAGVASVPQDYLNVARVLKLSEFKVLTRILFPAVLPHLMTGIRLAIGVAWLVIVAAEMLTGGIGLGFWVWDEWNNLNVEHILIAIIIVGLVGLALEQALLLIARRFDYSS; from the coding sequence ATGAATGCGCCCCTGAAAACACCCTTGCCGCAAGCCCACAAGCCACGCACCTCGGTTCGCGCTCTGCTGCCCAGCATCAGCATCATGGGCAACCTGCTCAAAGCCGGCATCGCACCGGCGCTCGGCATCCTCGCCTTCATCGGCTTCTGGTCGCTACTGTCACGCTACAGCGAAGGCCTGCCCGGACCGCTGAGCACTTGGCAGGCCGCGCTGGTGCTGTTCAGCGATCCGTTCTACGACAACGGCCCCAATGACATGGGCATAGGCTGGAACATCCTCAACTCGCTCGGCCGGGTTGGCGTTGGCTTCGGCCTCGCTGCGCTGGTGGGCATTCCGCTGGGATTCGCCATCGGCCGTTTCGCCTTCCTGGCCGGCATGCTGGCACCGGTCATCAGTCTGCTGCGCCCTGTCTCACCGTTGGCCTGGCTGCCCATCGGCCTGCTGGTGTTCGAGGCCGCCGGCCCGGCTTCGATCTGGGTGATTTTCATCAGCTCGATCTGGCCGATCATTCTCAATACCGCAGCCGGCGTGGCCAGCGTGCCGCAGGATTATCTGAATGTGGCCCGGGTGCTCAAGCTCTCGGAGTTCAAGGTGTTGACGCGCATCCTCTTTCCCGCCGTGCTGCCACACCTGATGACCGGCATCCGCTTGGCCATCGGCGTGGCCTGGCTGGTGATCGTTGCTGCGGAGATGCTCACCGGCGGCATCGGTCTGGGCTTCTGGGTGTGGGACGAATGGAACAACCTCAACGTCGAGCACATTCTCATCGCCATCATCATCGTCGGATTGGTCGGCCTGGCACTGGAGCAGGCGCTGCTGCTGATCGCCAGGCGCTTCGACTACTCAAGCTGA